One stretch of Sylvia atricapilla isolate bSylAtr1 chromosome 4, bSylAtr1.pri, whole genome shotgun sequence DNA includes these proteins:
- the PURG gene encoding purine-rich element-binding protein gamma isoform X2 gives MERGRGGGGGRNLGGSGLHRNIYSQSQQQYHYPTSSQGSCMEIQELASKRVDIQKKRFYLDVKQSSRGRFLKIAEVWIGRGRQDNIRKSKLTLSLSVATELKDCLGDFIEHYAHLGLKGGHGHRHEHNNDKEQHSRRRPQHPPPSPPASVGSEEPPHSVLKTEYIERDNRKYYLDLKENQRGRFLRIRQTMSRGPGMMGYFGHSLGQEQTIVLPAQGMIEFRDALVQLIEEYGEGDIEDRRGGGEEPPELPEGTSFRVDNKRFYFDVGSNRYGIFLKVALSGPFSNLEEMFSLHHANSPWTVMNQRELCRALVHRRSYGFGPNGFNRSI, from the exons AtggaaagagggagaggaggaggaggaggaaggaaccTGGGAGGCTCTGGCCTGCACAGGAACATTTATTCCCAGTCCCAACAGCAGTACCACTACCCGACCTCCTCCCAGGGAAGCTGCATGGAGATCCAGGAGCTGGCCTCCAAGAGGGTGGACATCCAGAAGAAGCGATTTTATCTGGATGTGAAACAGAGCTCCCGTGGCCGCTTCCTGAAGATCGCCGAGGTCTGGATAGGAAGGGGCAGGCAGGACAACATCAGGAAGAGCAAGCTGACCCTCTCCTTGTCTGTGGCCACCGAGCTGAAGGACTGCCTGGGGGACTTCATTGAGCACTACGCCCACCTGGGCCTGAAGGGCGGCCATGGCCACCGGCACGAGCACAACAACGACAAGGAGCAGCATTCCCGGAGGCGGCCGCAGCACCCGCCGCCTTCGCCCCCGGCCTCTGTGGGCTCCGAAGAGCCCCCTCACAGTGTCCTCAAGACAGAGTACATCGAGAGGGACAACAGGAAGTACTACCTGGACCTGAAGGAGAACCAGCGTGGGCGCTTCTTGCGGATTAGGCAGACCATGAGCAGGGGACCTGGCATGATGGGTTACTTTGGCCACAGCTTGGGACAGGAACAGACGATCGTCCTCCCAGCGCAAGGGATGATTGAGTTCAGGGATGCTTTGGTCCAGCTGATTGAAGAATACGGTGAGGGGGACATAGAGGATCGCCGGGGGGGAGGTGAAGAGCCCCCGGAGCTCCCCGAGGGCACTTCCTTCCGAGTGGACAACAAGCGCTTCTACTTCGACGTGGGATCGAACAGGTACGGCATCTTCCTGAAG GTTGCTCTTTCAGGTCCCTTTTCAAACCTGGAAGAGATGTTTTCGCTCCACCACGCGAACAGCCCGTGGACCGTGATGAATCAGCGGGAGTTGTGCAGGGCACTGGTTCATCGTCGCTCTTACGGCTTTGGTCCCAATGGTTTTAACAggtcaatttaa
- the PURG gene encoding purine-rich element-binding protein gamma isoform X1, producing the protein MERGRGGGGGRNLGGSGLHRNIYSQSQQQYHYPTSSQGSCMEIQELASKRVDIQKKRFYLDVKQSSRGRFLKIAEVWIGRGRQDNIRKSKLTLSLSVATELKDCLGDFIEHYAHLGLKGGHGHRHEHNNDKEQHSRRRPQHPPPSPPASVGSEEPPHSVLKTEYIERDNRKYYLDLKENQRGRFLRIRQTMSRGPGMMGYFGHSLGQEQTIVLPAQGMIEFRDALVQLIEEYGEGDIEDRRGGGEEPPELPEGTSFRVDNKRFYFDVGSNRYGIFLKVSEVRPPYRNTITVPYKAWTRFGENFIKYEEEMRRIYNSHKEKRMDARGDSGEEQEGLE; encoded by the coding sequence AtggaaagagggagaggaggaggaggaggaaggaaccTGGGAGGCTCTGGCCTGCACAGGAACATTTATTCCCAGTCCCAACAGCAGTACCACTACCCGACCTCCTCCCAGGGAAGCTGCATGGAGATCCAGGAGCTGGCCTCCAAGAGGGTGGACATCCAGAAGAAGCGATTTTATCTGGATGTGAAACAGAGCTCCCGTGGCCGCTTCCTGAAGATCGCCGAGGTCTGGATAGGAAGGGGCAGGCAGGACAACATCAGGAAGAGCAAGCTGACCCTCTCCTTGTCTGTGGCCACCGAGCTGAAGGACTGCCTGGGGGACTTCATTGAGCACTACGCCCACCTGGGCCTGAAGGGCGGCCATGGCCACCGGCACGAGCACAACAACGACAAGGAGCAGCATTCCCGGAGGCGGCCGCAGCACCCGCCGCCTTCGCCCCCGGCCTCTGTGGGCTCCGAAGAGCCCCCTCACAGTGTCCTCAAGACAGAGTACATCGAGAGGGACAACAGGAAGTACTACCTGGACCTGAAGGAGAACCAGCGTGGGCGCTTCTTGCGGATTAGGCAGACCATGAGCAGGGGACCTGGCATGATGGGTTACTTTGGCCACAGCTTGGGACAGGAACAGACGATCGTCCTCCCAGCGCAAGGGATGATTGAGTTCAGGGATGCTTTGGTCCAGCTGATTGAAGAATACGGTGAGGGGGACATAGAGGATCGCCGGGGGGGAGGTGAAGAGCCCCCGGAGCTCCCCGAGGGCACTTCCTTCCGAGTGGACAACAAGCGCTTCTACTTCGACGTGGGATCGAACAGGTACGGCATCTTCCTGAAGGTAAGTGAGGTGAGGCCGCCCTACCGTAACACCATCACAGTTCCCTACAAAGCGTGGACACGGTTCGGGGAAAATTTTATCAAGTACGAAGAAGAGATGAGGAGAATTTACAACAGccataaagagaaaagaatggaTGCCAGAGGGGACAGTGGTGAAGAGCAAGAGGGTCTGGAATAG